The Desulfobulbaceae bacterium genome contains the following window.
ATGCCGGAGATGCTTTCTCCAACCTCAGCAATAATTGGGATGGGGCTCGGCAAGTCAGTGGCGCTTATCACCGACGGGCGTTTCAGTGGTGGAACTCAGGGTGCCTGCATTGGTCATGTTTCGCCTGAGGCCGCCTTAGGTGGGCCGATTGGTCTTATTGAGGAAGGGGATATAATTAAAATTAATATTCGTGAATACTCAATGATCCTTGATGTGTCGGAAAATGAACTGGTTCGTCGCAAGGCAAAGTGGCAGCCGCCGGAGCCCAAAATTACCACCGGCTATGCCGCTCGCTATGCCAAGATGGTAACATCCGGTAGCACTGGCGCGGTACTACAGGGTTAATTCAAATAAAAGCTGAACATTGAACATCGAACATCGAATAGTGAACATCGAATATCTGGTAAGGGTGCGCTTCAACTTTGACTCTCGGATGATAGCTGTGTGCCAGGGGAATACTTGATGAAGAGTATGCCAGCTCTGTTGTTGCGCGCTATGCCTTTTCTGATGGCATTTTTTTTGGTCTGCCAAGCAGCATTTGCGGCCGGACTGTCTTCTGATTCGCCGTGGGAAATCACAGCTGATAAAATATCACGTTTTGATGACCCTTCAAGCATCATTGCTGAAGGCAATGTTGTGCTGGTCAGAAATCAGGATAGTGGAACCATAACCATTAAGACTGAAAAAGATGGTGTCGTAACCGAAGAGGTTCGTCCTAAAAAGCCATTAACTATCACTGGTGACTGGATTCGTCTTGACCCTGTTCTTAATGTGGTTAAGGTTCGTGGTAATGCCATTCTTGATTCTGATGATGAACATATCACCGCAGATCTTGCAAATCTTAGTCTTGACGACAACATAGGAACGCTGGAAAACACTACAATCTATTTTCCCCAGCGCAACCTGTTTTTAGCCGGTGAACGCGTCCAGAAAACCGGGGATCTTACCTACCACCTTGAGGATGGCTGGGTTACCAAATGCGATCCTGAGGATGGTAAAGCTCCGCCCTGGAGTTTTGGCTGGACAACCGGCGACATCACCTATGAAGGATTTGCCCACTTTATTAATGCAACACTGCGCGTAAAGGATGTCCCTGTTCTCTACTCCCCCTATTTTGCCTTTTCAACCAACAGAAAAAGAAAAACAGGGCTTCTGCTCCCCGAATGGTCACATGGCGGGCGTGATGGGCCAGGACTGTTAGTGCCGCTCTTTGTCAATCTTTCTCCAAGTAGTGACCTGACTTTTTATGCCGGGGGCTATAGCGAACGGGGGGTGGTTACCGGCACAGAATTTCGCTATGTGCATGCTGAGAACTCAAAGGCCACCTTTGCCATGAACTACCTTAAAGATTCCTTAAAGGACACAGCCGAAGATGAGTACATGTCTGATGGGATCTATCGGACTGAAGAAAATCGTTGGTGGCTGCGTGGTAAAATTGATCACGATTTTGGTTTTATGCTGGGCAAGCTTGATTTGGACTTAGTCTCTGACCGGGACTATCTGCAGGAATTTTCCGATGGTATGATCGGTTTTGAGGAGAGCGATCGGCAGTTTAATAAAACCTTTGGCCGTGGTTTTGAATCAGAAACAACCTATGTCCGAACCAACACTGCACAGTTAAACAGGACTTGGACAGATATCTCTTTGAACGGAGAGGTGAGGCTGATAAATGATCCTACGGATATGCCATCCACCTATCACCGTTGGACTCTGCCCAAGGTTGATTTTGCAGGGCGTCTGCCCGTGCTTAAAAAACAGCTTGGTTCAACTGGAGTCCGTGAATTTCTGGAAGATACGGATCTGACCTGGGGGTCAACCTATGCCTATTATTGGCAGGAAAACGCCCTCGGCGGACACATTATTGACATGACACCCAGGCTTTCCGCACCCATTAGGTTGACGCCATATCTTGAGACCACAGCCTCGATAGGCCTGCAGGAAACATTTTATAAAGTCGACGATAACAGTGCTGTGAAAGCTGGTTATGACAACAATATTTTCTCAAGAAATATGTATAATTTCGGCATTTCAACCTCAACAATATTCATGAGGGATTTTTTCTTCAACAGCCCATCGTTTAGGCGTTTGACTCATATGATTAGACCCAGTGTCAGCTACAGTTATACACCGACAAAGTATCAGGAAGGAATGCCGGATTATGTTGGGAAGGTGTCTGCGGTCAATTCTGTGGGGTACGGTCTCAGCAATGACTTTGATGTGCTTGGCATCCTGACAGACGGGAATGTTGCAACCAGAAAATTTGGTCACCTTTATATATCTCAGGCTTACAATATTCTTGAAGCCCGAAAAGATATTTATGGTTCGGAGTCGCGAGAGCCGTTTTCAGATGTTTCGTTTGAGACTGTTGTTGATCCAATAGAACGCCTTGCCATGGTTTACAAAACTGCTTGGAGTGTGTACGGGAGAGGAGTTACCTATTACCAGGTGACCTCACAGTATACGACTGAGAGGGCGGACAGCTTTGCCATCGAATATCGCTACGAGACCTACCAGGCTGTCAATCAGCTGAATATGAGCGCCCAACTTAATATTACAAAGCAGCTTCAGGTCTCAGGTCGCATGGCCCATTCGTTATATGCTGATAGGATCTCGGATGCCTCTCTAACAGTATTTTATGATCCGGATTGTTGGTCTTTGGAGTTTTTGGCCACAACCACTCCTGACGATGATTATCGGTTTCAATTGGTTGTTACCTTTGAAGATGTGGGTAAAATTTTGGGTATAAACCAGACGTTATATAATCTGGATTCAGGCGGAAGTACTTTCAATAAACATCGAAAAGATCAGTAGGGTTTGGGTTTAACGATGCATTATGATATTTTTAATGGTGATGCTGATGGAATCTGTGCCTTACACCAACTTCGCTTAGCAGAGCCCAAAAAGCTGTCAACCTTGGTTACTGGTGTTAAGCGGGATGTGAAGCTTCTGTCACATATCTCGGAGTCAGTTACTGCCGCAGATAGTCTCACTGTTCTTGATGTTTCGATGGATTCCAATAAAGATGCGATTGCTCAAATTTTGAACAAAGGAGTCGCAGTTTTTTATGCAGACCACCATTTTGCAGGTGAAATTCCTAAAAGCGGTTTGCTTGAGGCGCATATTGATCCAAGTGCCGATACCTGTACCTCCCTAATTATTGATTCCTTGCTTGGCGGCCGCTATAAACCTTGGGCTGTTGTTGGTGCCTTTGGTGATAACTTGCATGATGCTGCCTTGGAAGCGGCGGGTTCTATAAAGCTTAAAGATACTGATATCAAGGCGCTTCGAGAGCTGGGTGAATTGCTCAACTATAATGGGTACGGTGCGCAGGTGAGTGATCTGCACTGTGCGCCACAGTCCCTTTATGAGGCCATAAGGCCCTTTGAATCGCCCATTGATTTCATTGGTTCTTCCTCGGTGATGGAGAAGTTGCGTTTGGGCTTTAAGAGTGACATGCATAATGCCAGGGCGCAGAAAACATACCTCGCCAATGCCTCCGGCAGGGTGTTTATGTTTCCGCCAGAGCCGTGGAGCAGAAGGGTTGCTGGTGTGTTCAGCAACGAAAAGGCACGTGAGAGGCCAGAGCTGGCTCATGCGCTGCTTGTTGATAATGATGATGGAACCTATTTGGTGAGTGTGCGTGCTCCCCTGGAAAGAAAAGCTGGTGCTGACCGGTTATGCCGGGCCTTTCCTACTGGTGGTGGGCGGGCTGCTGCTGCGGGTGTTAATTTCTTGTCTGCCGCAAGGCTGGCTGAATTTGTTGAAAAATTTACGGAGACTTTTAGCCCATGAATAGTGTGTGCAGGAATAATTATTTTTTTATAGCAGCTGTAGTCGTGACGGTCTTTTGTGTATCTCTTTTGCCAGCCAATGCTTTGGCCGAAAAAAAGGCACCGCTTGCTGCTGACCTTGTTGAGGATGGCCAGAAAATTGATCTCTCTTCTGATCGCTATGTGGGTCTTTTTAAAGAGCTGCGTTTGCGCCATAATTACACCAATGATGAACTGCAAAAGCTCTTTGATGGTGTGTCTATTAAAAAGCGGGTTTTGGAACTGATGGATAAGCAGTCCGAGGCCAAGCCCTATTTCAAATACCACCCCTTGTTTATAAATGATGCTGTTGTTGCAGAAGGGAAAGTTAAGTTAAATGAGAACAAGGAGTTACTTGACCGGATTGAGGCAGAGCTGGGCGTTGAACGGGAGATTGTCGTGGCCATCTGGGGGATCGAGTCGCGTTATGGCCAGCACAAAGGCTGGTTTAGTATGTTCCAGACCTTGAATACCATGTTTGATGCCTATCCCAGAAGGCGGGATTTCTATAGAAAGCAACTAGTTCACTATCTTGTGCTCTGTAAAGAAAACAATGTTGATCCGCTTGCAATTACTGGTTCGTATGGCGGGGCTTTTGGGCAGACCCAGTTTATTCCCTCAAGTTTCAGGGAGTATGCCGTTGATTTTGATAAAGACGGCAGGCGTGATGTGTGGGAGTCGGTGCCAGATGTTTTAGCAAGTATTGCCAACTATCTGCACCGGTACCATTGGGTGTTCAAGGCACCGGTATATTATGAGATTGGCACAAAGCTGAAAGGTGAGGCACTACAAAATGCATATGATAAAGGGCGCAAAGGGTTGGTTGCTTTGGCAGATGTGAAAGCCATCCAGCAGATCAGTATGCCACCATCACCGGACGACAAAGTGGTGACTATTGTCGGCCTTGAGCTTGATGATACTGGAGGTATGCGCTATGTGGCGGGCTACCCCAATTTTCAGGCAATAACCAAATGGAATAACTCCAATAGATATGCCATGGCCGTTACGGAACTTGCGGAGAAACTCAGGGACGGTGAACCTTTTACAAAGGATAAACGGTAACGGCTGTTTTTTGCCACGGAGGTAAGCGTAGACTCCGAGCACACAGACATAAGGAAAATAACGCCTCGGTTGTTGCGTCTTTGAGAAAAATAGAAAAAATCCCCCTACTCCCCCTTTGCAAAGGGGGATTTAGGGGGATTTTTTATGTGGCGAGAAATGTTTCGTTTTTGGTAAGCGATATAACCAGTAAACCAATCAACACACAAACAAATTACTTCTTGAGAAGTGCCAGATTACCCTTAACCAAATCGGCAACAACGCTTGGGTCCGCCAAGGTTGAGGTGTCGCCAAAATCATGTTCTTCATGTTGGCCGGCAGAAACTTTTCTGAGGATCCTGCGCATAATCTTTCCCGATCGAGTTTTTGGCAGACCATCTGCAAACTGAATGAATTCAGGGGTCGCAATTGGGCCAATTTCGTTACGTACATGGGCTCGTAACTCTTTCATAAGCTCGTCAGAAGGTTTCACGTTGGCATTCACAGTAACGAAGGCATAAATTGTCTGGCCTTTAATCGCATGTGGGGCACCGATTACTGCAGCTTCGGCAACTTGGGGGTGTGAAACAAGGGCAGATTCAATTTCGGCCGTGCCAAGCCGGTGACCGGAAACGTTAATAACATCATCTAAACGACCCATGATCCAGAAGTAACCATCCTCATCCTTTCTGGAACTGTCTTCAGGGTCGTAAATGCCGGGGAAACGTGAAAAGTATGTTTTCTTGTAACGTTCAGGGTTTTTGTAAACGGTGCGCAGCATCGAAGGCCAAGGTTTTCTGATGACCAGACGTCCGCCTTCGTTAGGGGCAGCTTCTTGTCCTTCTTCGTTGTAAATAGCGGCATCAATTCCGGGCAGAGGCAAACTTGCTGAGCCGGGTTTTGTAGGTGTTGCATAGGGCAGGGCTGAAATCATGATGCCGCCTGTTTCGGTCTGCCACCAGGTGTCGACAATCGGCAGCTTGCTGGCGCCGATATGTTCGTGATACCACATCCAGGCCTCTGGATTAATTGGTTCGCCAACCGAGCCGAGAATGCGAAGCGAGGAAAGATCGTGTTTTTCGATTGGTTCAGAGCCAAAACGCATCAAGGCACGGATAGCAGTTGGCGCTGTATAGAAGATATTGACCTTGAATTTGTCAACAATATGCCAGAAACGGTCAGGGCCCGGGTAGGTTGGCACGCCTTCGAACATTAATGAAGTGGCGCCAAGCGCCAGGGGGCCGTAAAGAATGTAGCTATGACCTGTAATCCAGCCGATATCGGCTGTGCAGTAGTAGACATCGTCATCCTTCATATCAAATACCCATTGGCAGGTATGTGCTGCATAGGTCAGGTAACCGCCAGTGGTATGGACAACGCCTTTTGGGGTTCCGGTGCTACCACTGGTGTAAAGGATGAATAGAGGATCCTCAGAATCCATTGATTCCGGCTCACATTTGTCGGTGATGTCAGCGCCTGCCATCAGGTCGTGGTACCAAAGATCATGGCCTTCTTTGAAATTAATCTCATTGCCGCCGCGCTTAACAACAACCGTGTTTTGGACTGAAGGGCAGGTTTCTAAGGCTTTGTCGACGTTAGTTTTTAATGAAATGGTTTTGCCGGCTCGAATAACCGCATCGGCAGTTACCAGAACTTTGGCTTCGCAGTCGTTGATTCTGCTTTTCAGGCTCGGAGCTGAAAAGCCGGCAAAAACCACAGAGTGAATGGCGCCAATTCGAGTACAGGCCAATAATGTTATGGCAAGTTCTGGAATCATCGGCAGGTAAACGGCAACACGATCGCCACGTTTGACACCAAGTTTTTTGAGCACATTGGCAAAACGGCAAACTTCCGTGTGCAGCATCTGGTATGTATAGACTCTGACATCCTCTTCTGGTTCACCCTGCCAGATTAAAGCGGCTTTATTACGACGGCCATTGGTTAAGTGTCGATCAATGCAGTTATATGAAACATTGAGTTTTCCGCCCTTAAACCAGTGTACCTCTGGCTTGTGGAGATCCGCATCAAGAACTGTGTCCCATTTTTTGTCCCAGGAGATAAGTTCCTCAGCACGATCAGCCCAATAGCCTTCGGGGTCATCCATTGAGCGTTTGTAATGGGCCTGGTACTCTTCCATGCTTTTAACACACGCTTTGTCTCTACCTTCTGTCGGCGGATTAAAAACTCGTTTTTCAGTTGATAGACTTTCAATTTTCTTGTCGTCGTTCATATACCCTCCTTGAAAAAAACATTTAGCAAAGCAACCACAACGTAGTAGTTGCTTTTCCCAATAAAAATCTCATTTGTCATTTATATAACACCTTAAATAACAATGTGACGGGGATGAGGTCAAGAAAAATATAGGTAGAATTACTACTTTTTTTGTTTATTGGTTTGTTGGTAGGGTTTCGTTCCTGATGCCAACCTTGTATGATGGTACCTAACTTTATTTTCATCATGCGTTTGGATAAAGATTAAGGTATTTTAAAGGACTGCACGATAAACCATGTGCCAATGAACTCTTAACCTACTGACCTGCTAACTTGAAAAACTATAAACACCTTTCCGT
Protein-coding sequences here:
- a CDS encoding lytic murein transglycosylase, whose product is MNSVCRNNYFFIAAVVVTVFCVSLLPANALAEKKAPLAADLVEDGQKIDLSSDRYVGLFKELRLRHNYTNDELQKLFDGVSIKKRVLELMDKQSEAKPYFKYHPLFINDAVVAEGKVKLNENKELLDRIEAELGVEREIVVAIWGIESRYGQHKGWFSMFQTLNTMFDAYPRRRDFYRKQLVHYLVLCKENNVDPLAITGSYGGAFGQTQFIPSSFREYAVDFDKDGRRDVWESVPDVLASIANYLHRYHWVFKAPVYYEIGTKLKGEALQNAYDKGRKGLVALADVKAIQQISMPPSPDDKVVTIVGLELDDTGGMRYVAGYPNFQAITKWNNSNRYAMAVTELAEKLRDGEPFTKDKR
- the acs gene encoding acetate--CoA ligase; protein product: MNDDKKIESLSTEKRVFNPPTEGRDKACVKSMEEYQAHYKRSMDDPEGYWADRAEELISWDKKWDTVLDADLHKPEVHWFKGGKLNVSYNCIDRHLTNGRRNKAALIWQGEPEEDVRVYTYQMLHTEVCRFANVLKKLGVKRGDRVAVYLPMIPELAITLLACTRIGAIHSVVFAGFSAPSLKSRINDCEAKVLVTADAVIRAGKTISLKTNVDKALETCPSVQNTVVVKRGGNEINFKEGHDLWYHDLMAGADITDKCEPESMDSEDPLFILYTSGSTGTPKGVVHTTGGYLTYAAHTCQWVFDMKDDDVYYCTADIGWITGHSYILYGPLALGATSLMFEGVPTYPGPDRFWHIVDKFKVNIFYTAPTAIRALMRFGSEPIEKHDLSSLRILGSVGEPINPEAWMWYHEHIGASKLPIVDTWWQTETGGIMISALPYATPTKPGSASLPLPGIDAAIYNEEGQEAAPNEGGRLVIRKPWPSMLRTVYKNPERYKKTYFSRFPGIYDPEDSSRKDEDGYFWIMGRLDDVINVSGHRLGTAEIESALVSHPQVAEAAVIGAPHAIKGQTIYAFVTVNANVKPSDELMKELRAHVRNEIGPIATPEFIQFADGLPKTRSGKIMRRILRKVSAGQHEEHDFGDTSTLADPSVVADLVKGNLALLKK
- a CDS encoding acetyltransferase, translated to MHYDIFNGDADGICALHQLRLAEPKKLSTLVTGVKRDVKLLSHISESVTAADSLTVLDVSMDSNKDAIAQILNKGVAVFYADHHFAGEIPKSGLLEAHIDPSADTCTSLIIDSLLGGRYKPWAVVGAFGDNLHDAALEAAGSIKLKDTDIKALRELGELLNYNGYGAQVSDLHCAPQSLYEAIRPFESPIDFIGSSSVMEKLRLGFKSDMHNARAQKTYLANASGRVFMFPPEPWSRRVAGVFSNEKARERPELAHALLVDNDDGTYLVSVRAPLERKAGADRLCRAFPTGGGRAAAAGVNFLSAARLAEFVEKFTETFSP
- a CDS encoding LPS-assembly protein LptD, with product MKSMPALLLRAMPFLMAFFLVCQAAFAAGLSSDSPWEITADKISRFDDPSSIIAEGNVVLVRNQDSGTITIKTEKDGVVTEEVRPKKPLTITGDWIRLDPVLNVVKVRGNAILDSDDEHITADLANLSLDDNIGTLENTTIYFPQRNLFLAGERVQKTGDLTYHLEDGWVTKCDPEDGKAPPWSFGWTTGDITYEGFAHFINATLRVKDVPVLYSPYFAFSTNRKRKTGLLLPEWSHGGRDGPGLLVPLFVNLSPSSDLTFYAGGYSERGVVTGTEFRYVHAENSKATFAMNYLKDSLKDTAEDEYMSDGIYRTEENRWWLRGKIDHDFGFMLGKLDLDLVSDRDYLQEFSDGMIGFEESDRQFNKTFGRGFESETTYVRTNTAQLNRTWTDISLNGEVRLINDPTDMPSTYHRWTLPKVDFAGRLPVLKKQLGSTGVREFLEDTDLTWGSTYAYYWQENALGGHIIDMTPRLSAPIRLTPYLETTASIGLQETFYKVDDNSAVKAGYDNNIFSRNMYNFGISTSTIFMRDFFFNSPSFRRLTHMIRPSVSYSYTPTKYQEGMPDYVGKVSAVNSVGYGLSNDFDVLGILTDGNVATRKFGHLYISQAYNILEARKDIYGSESREPFSDVSFETVVDPIERLAMVYKTAWSVYGRGVTYYQVTSQYTTERADSFAIEYRYETYQAVNQLNMSAQLNITKQLQVSGRMAHSLYADRISDASLTVFYDPDCWSLEFLATTTPDDDYRFQLVVTFEDVGKILGINQTLYNLDSGGSTFNKHRKDQ